From a single Rhodospirillales bacterium genomic region:
- a CDS encoding formate--tetrahydrofolate ligase, producing MSQSDIDIARAAAMRRIWDLAQDRLGIPTDAIEPFGHYKSKISLEFIKSLHDRPDGRLILITAVTPTPAGEGKTTTTVGLGDALNRIGKNAMICLREPSLGPCFGMKGGAAGGGLAQVVPMCDINLHFTGDFHAIGAANNLLAAMIDNHIYWGNSLKIDERRITWRRVVDMNDRALREVVCSLGGVSNGFPRSDGFDITVASEVMAIFCLAEDLDDLQRRLGNIIIGQTFDRHPVRARDLEAHGAMTALLKDALMPNLVQTLENNPAFVHGGPFGNIAHGCNSVLATKAALKLSDYVVTEAGFGADLGAEKFLDIKCRKSGLKPDIAVVVATVRALKMHGGVARDSLAKENMAALVKGSENLNRHVENMRSFGLPVIVAINRFTSDTPGELDLLRQVCAELDVEAIVSDHWALGSAGAEDLARAVVRVIDDQPGDLRLLYDDSMSLWDKTRTVAQRIYGAQGIIADKKIRSQFAELQAAGFGHYPVCIAKTQYSFSTDPNLHGAPSNHVVPVRELRLAGGAEFLVVICGDIMTMPGLPRIPSANTIGVDADGEIFGLF from the coding sequence ATGTCGCAGAGCGACATCGATATCGCTCGTGCCGCCGCTATGCGTCGGATCTGGGATCTTGCGCAGGACCGCCTCGGTATTCCGACGGACGCCATCGAGCCGTTCGGTCACTACAAGTCCAAGATCTCGCTCGAGTTCATCAAGTCCCTTCATGACCGGCCGGACGGGCGCCTGATCCTGATCACGGCGGTGACGCCGACGCCGGCCGGCGAGGGCAAGACCACCACCACCGTCGGCCTCGGCGACGCCCTCAATCGCATCGGCAAGAACGCCATGATCTGCCTCCGCGAGCCGTCGCTCGGGCCCTGCTTCGGCATGAAGGGCGGCGCCGCCGGCGGCGGGTTGGCGCAGGTTGTGCCGATGTGTGACATCAACCTGCACTTCACCGGCGATTTCCATGCCATCGGCGCCGCCAACAACCTGCTCGCGGCGATGATCGACAACCACATCTATTGGGGCAACAGCCTTAAGATCGACGAGCGGCGCATAACGTGGCGGCGCGTCGTCGATATGAACGACCGGGCTCTCCGGGAAGTGGTCTGCAGCCTCGGTGGCGTCAGCAACGGCTTTCCGCGTTCGGACGGCTTCGACATCACCGTCGCCTCGGAAGTGATGGCGATCTTCTGCCTCGCGGAGGATCTCGACGACTTGCAGCGCCGTCTCGGCAACATCATCATCGGCCAGACGTTCGACCGTCATCCGGTTCGCGCCCGCGATCTGGAGGCGCACGGGGCGATGACGGCGCTGCTCAAAGACGCCCTCATGCCGAATTTGGTACAGACGCTGGAGAACAATCCAGCGTTCGTCCACGGCGGCCCCTTCGGCAACATCGCCCACGGCTGCAACTCGGTGCTGGCCACCAAGGCGGCGCTCAAGTTGTCCGACTACGTGGTGACCGAGGCGGGCTTCGGCGCTGATCTGGGCGCCGAGAAGTTTCTCGACATCAAGTGCCGCAAGTCGGGCCTGAAGCCGGACATCGCGGTGGTGGTGGCGACCGTCCGGGCGCTCAAGATGCACGGCGGCGTGGCGCGGGACTCTCTCGCCAAGGAGAACATGGCGGCTCTGGTCAAGGGCTCCGAGAACCTCAACCGCCATGTCGAGAACATGCGCAGCTTCGGTCTTCCCGTCATCGTCGCCATCAACCGCTTCACGTCCGACACCCCCGGCGAACTGGATCTCCTTCGCCAAGTGTGCGCCGAGCTGGACGTCGAAGCCATCGTCTCCGATCATTGGGCGCTGGGCAGTGCGGGCGCCGAGGATCTGGCACGCGCCGTCGTGCGCGTCATCGATGACCAGCCCGGCGACCTCCGCCTGCTTTACGACGACTCCATGTCGTTGTGGGACAAGACGCGGACCGTCGCCCAGCGCATCTACGGCGCGCAAGGCATCATCGCCGACAAAAAGATCCGCAGTCAGTTCGCCGAGCTGCAGGCTGCCGGCTTCGGGCATTATCCGGTGTGCATCGCCAAGACCCAGTACAGCTTCTCCACCGACCCCAACCTGCATGGCGCCCCCAGCAACCATGTCGTGCCGGTGCGCGAACTGCGGCTCGCCGGCGGCGCCGAGTTCCTGGTAGTCATCTGCGGCGACATCATGACCATGCCCGGGTTGCCCCGCATTCCTTCGGCCAACACCATCGGCGTCGATGCCGACGGCGAGATCTTCGGTCTGTTCTGA
- the lexA gene encoding transcriptional repressor LexA encodes MLTRKQYELLVLVDRQLKENGISPSFDEMKEALGLRSKSGIHRLITALEERGFIRRLPHRARALEVIRLPENAASASGRPRRPSEAFAPNVIKADFRLPGSHAAPASHAVQLPLYGRIAAGTPIEALRDQSRLIDIPSSIIGKGDHYALEIDGDSMIEAGILDGDIAIIQQADTADNGEIVVAQVHNEKLEEWEVTLKRFRRRGKSVALEPANSAFETRICGPDQVKVQGRLVGLYRRYGS; translated from the coding sequence ATGCTGACCAGGAAGCAATATGAACTGCTGGTTCTCGTCGATCGACAACTCAAGGAGAACGGTATTTCTCCGTCTTTCGACGAAATGAAGGAGGCTTTGGGGCTGCGGTCCAAGTCGGGCATCCATCGCCTGATCACGGCGTTGGAGGAGCGGGGCTTCATCCGGCGGCTGCCGCATCGGGCCCGCGCCCTCGAGGTCATCCGCCTGCCGGAGAATGCGGCTTCGGCGTCTGGGCGCCCGCGCCGTCCGTCGGAGGCGTTCGCGCCCAACGTCATCAAGGCCGACTTCCGCCTGCCGGGGTCGCACGCGGCACCCGCCTCGCACGCCGTGCAGTTGCCGCTCTACGGTCGCATTGCCGCCGGCACTCCCATCGAGGCACTCCGGGATCAGTCGCGCCTTATCGACATTCCCTCCAGCATCATCGGCAAGGGCGACCACTATGCCCTTGAAATCGATGGCGACTCGATGATCGAGGCTGGAATTCTCGATGGCGACATCGCCATCATCCAACAGGCCGACACCGCCGACAATGGCGAGATCGTCGTCGCGCAGGTCCATAACGAGAAGTTGGAGGAGTGGGAGGTCACCCTCAAGCGCTTCCGCCGCCGCGGCAAATCCGTCGCTCTCGAACCCGCCAACTCGGCGTTCGAAACGCGCATCTGCGGCCCTGACCAGGTCAAGGTGCAAGGCCGCTTGGTCGGCCTCTACCGCCGTTATGGTTCATAG
- a CDS encoding trehalose-6-phosphate synthase, translating into MPRLVIVSNRVATPANQPAAGGMAVALKAALESKQGLWFGWSGDICGDDQAMEDTRKVYDGDGGYRTVTVDLSEAQHSGYYEEFANRSLWPLLHNRLDLVSYSRADFATYRQVNSLLCECLVPELRGDDLVWVQDYHLTLIGPELRKSGVTSALGFFLHTPFPPADTFLALPCWREIIDGLLAYDVLGFQTEDDVHNFSDLVVRKLGGRQDDGCLQAGDRRCRVAAFPIGIDTAAFAGVAAAAVERGGAEQFADWINDQSVIIGVDRLDYSKGLDHRFNAFEAFLVNSPDYHGRVTFLQIAAPSREDVPEYVDKREELEALAGHINGRFTELDWVPLRYINKSLDQESLAVLYRLSRVGLVTPLKDGMNIVAKEFVAAQNRDDPAVLILSQFSGAAAELQEALIVNPYDVAGVADAIKTALEMPLDERQRRQDRLFQRLTSNTVHDWCSRFLEALDVRR; encoded by the coding sequence ATGCCGCGCCTGGTCATCGTTTCCAATCGTGTTGCGACACCGGCCAACCAACCGGCAGCCGGAGGCATGGCTGTCGCGCTCAAGGCAGCGTTGGAATCCAAACAAGGCCTGTGGTTCGGGTGGAGTGGCGACATCTGTGGCGACGACCAAGCCATGGAGGATACCAGGAAGGTTTACGATGGCGACGGCGGCTACCGCACCGTCACCGTCGATCTGAGCGAGGCTCAGCACAGCGGGTACTACGAAGAGTTCGCCAACCGCAGCCTGTGGCCGCTGCTGCACAATCGCCTGGATCTTGTCAGTTACTCGCGGGCCGACTTCGCAACCTATCGCCAGGTCAACAGCCTGCTTTGCGAGTGTCTGGTGCCTGAGCTGCGCGGCGATGATCTCGTCTGGGTTCAGGACTATCATCTGACCCTCATCGGTCCTGAGCTGCGAAAGAGCGGAGTTACGTCCGCGCTGGGCTTTTTTCTGCACACGCCGTTCCCGCCTGCCGACACGTTCCTGGCGCTGCCGTGTTGGCGGGAGATCATCGACGGCTTGCTGGCGTACGACGTGCTGGGATTCCAGACCGAAGACGATGTCCACAACTTTTCGGATCTCGTCGTGCGCAAGCTCGGCGGGCGCCAAGACGACGGGTGCCTGCAGGCCGGCGACCGGCGTTGCAGGGTCGCCGCCTTTCCCATCGGCATCGACACGGCGGCGTTTGCCGGCGTGGCTGCGGCGGCTGTCGAGCGCGGCGGCGCAGAACAATTCGCAGACTGGATCAACGACCAGAGCGTCATCATCGGCGTCGACCGGCTGGACTACAGCAAGGGCCTGGACCACCGGTTCAACGCGTTCGAAGCGTTCCTGGTAAACTCGCCCGACTACCACGGCCGCGTCACCTTCCTGCAGATCGCCGCACCATCCCGCGAGGACGTCCCGGAATATGTCGACAAACGCGAAGAGCTGGAGGCGCTCGCGGGACACATCAACGGACGCTTCACCGAACTCGACTGGGTGCCGCTTCGCTATATCAACAAGTCGCTCGATCAGGAGAGCCTGGCGGTCCTTTATCGCCTCAGTCGCGTCGGTCTGGTGACGCCCCTAAAGGACGGCATGAACATCGTCGCCAAGGAATTTGTGGCCGCCCAAAACCGTGACGATCCTGCTGTTCTCATCCTTTCGCAGTTTTCCGGCGCCGCTGCCGAGCTGCAGGAGGCGCTGATCGTCAATCCTTATGACGTGGCGGGCGTCGCGGACGCCATCAAGACCGCGCTGGAGATGCCGCTGGACGAACGGCAACGGAGGCAGGACAGGCTGTTCCAGCGACTGACCAGCAACACCGTCCATGATTGGTGCAGCCGGTTCCTGGAGGCACTCGACGTCCGCCGTTAG
- a CDS encoding dihydroxy-acid dehydratase family protein, with protein MATRGSNERKLRSQLWFDDPAEPGMTALYLERFLNYGLTRAELQSGRPIIGIAQTGSDLVPCNRHHLDLASRVKDGIREAGGVPIEFPVHPLQETGKRPTAALDRNLAFLGLVEVLHGYPLDGVVLTTGCDKTTPACLMAAAAVNIPAIALSGGPMLDGHFEGKLVGSGTVVWRARQLLAAGEIDYEGFMDMVAASAPSVGHCNTMGTASSMNALAEALGMSLPGCAAIPAPYRERGQMAYATGLRIVDMVHEDLTPSKIMTRAAFENAIVVASAIGASSNCPIHLIAIARHMGVELNLEDWQHLGHDVPLIVNMQPAGHHLGEGFHRAGGVPAVIHALVAARRIHTDAITVNGRTIGDNTADARSTNPDVIRPVSEPLMEEAGYVVLGGNLFDAAVMKTSVIGPDFRRRYLAKPGDEDAFEGRAVVFEGPEDYHRRINDGALAIDETCILFIRNCGPVGYPGSAEVVNMQPPDALIKRGITELPCVGDGRQSGTSASPSILNASPEAAVGGPLAYLRTGDRVHIDLNARTVNVLIADDEMQRRRGTTPLPELKHQTPWQEIYRAFVGPLATGGCLEPATAYIDIIATRGNPRHSH; from the coding sequence ATGGCCACAAGAGGTTCCAACGAACGCAAGCTCAGAAGCCAATTGTGGTTCGACGATCCCGCCGAGCCCGGGATGACCGCGCTCTATCTGGAGCGCTTCCTCAACTATGGGCTGACGCGGGCGGAGTTGCAGTCCGGACGGCCGATCATCGGCATCGCCCAGACCGGCAGCGATCTGGTGCCGTGCAACCGCCACCACCTGGATCTGGCGTCTCGCGTCAAGGACGGCATCCGCGAGGCGGGTGGCGTGCCCATAGAGTTTCCCGTCCACCCGCTGCAGGAAACCGGCAAGCGCCCCACCGCGGCGCTCGATCGCAACCTCGCCTTTCTCGGGCTCGTCGAGGTGCTCCACGGCTATCCGCTCGACGGCGTGGTGCTCACAACCGGCTGCGACAAAACCACGCCGGCGTGCCTTATGGCGGCGGCGGCTGTCAACATCCCGGCGATCGCGTTGTCCGGCGGCCCGATGCTGGACGGCCACTTCGAGGGTAAGCTGGTCGGCTCCGGCACCGTCGTCTGGCGCGCGCGTCAGTTGCTGGCTGCGGGAGAGATCGACTACGAGGGCTTCATGGACATGGTGGCGGCGTCGGCGCCCAGCGTGGGTCATTGCAACACCATGGGAACGGCGTCCTCGATGAACGCTTTGGCCGAGGCGCTCGGCATGTCGCTTCCCGGCTGCGCCGCCATCCCCGCGCCCTATCGCGAGCGCGGCCAGATGGCCTACGCCACCGGTCTTCGCATCGTCGACATGGTGCACGAGGACTTGACGCCGTCGAAGATCATGACTCGCGCGGCGTTCGAGAACGCCATCGTCGTCGCGTCGGCCATCGGCGCGTCCAGCAACTGCCCGATCCACCTGATCGCCATCGCCCGCCACATGGGCGTTGAGCTCAATCTTGAAGATTGGCAGCACCTCGGCCACGACGTGCCGCTGATCGTCAACATGCAGCCGGCCGGCCACCACCTCGGCGAAGGCTTCCATCGCGCCGGCGGGGTGCCGGCAGTGATTCACGCTCTGGTCGCTGCCCGGCGCATCCACACCGACGCGATCACGGTCAACGGCCGGACCATTGGTGACAACACCGCCGACGCCCGCTCGACGAACCCTGACGTCATTCGGCCGGTTTCAGAGCCCCTGATGGAAGAGGCCGGCTACGTTGTCCTCGGCGGCAACCTGTTCGACGCGGCGGTGATGAAAACGTCGGTGATCGGCCCGGACTTCCGCCGGCGCTACCTCGCCAAGCCCGGTGACGAAGACGCATTCGAAGGTCGAGCCGTCGTGTTCGAGGGGCCGGAGGACTACCACCGGCGCATCAACGATGGTGCGCTCGCCATCGACGAGACGTGCATTCTGTTCATCCGCAACTGCGGCCCGGTCGGCTATCCCGGCTCCGCCGAGGTCGTCAACATGCAGCCGCCCGACGCGCTGATCAAGCGCGGCATCACCGAGCTTCCGTGCGTCGGCGACGGCCGCCAGAGCGGAACATCGGCTAGCCCGTCGATCCTGAACGCGTCGCCGGAAGCGGCGGTCGGCGGTCCCCTCGCATACCTCCGAACCGGCGACCGGGTGCACATCGACCTGAATGCGCGGACGGTCAACGTGCTGATCGCCGACGACGAAATGCAGCGACGCCGCGGCACGACGCCGCTCCCCGAACTCAAACACCAGACGCCGTGGCAGGAGATCTATCGGGCATTTGTCGGGCCCCTCGCGACCGGCGGCTGCCTGGAGCCCGCCACCGCCTACATCGACATCATCGCGACCCGCGGCAATCCCCGGCACTCCCACTGA
- a CDS encoding DUF1428 domain-containing protein, whose translation MGKYVDGFVVPVPKDSVEAYRKLAEAAGRVWREYGALAFVECVADDVKAGEVTSFPQAVKLKADETVVFSWIVFESREHRDLVNAQVMDDPRIKDSMDPRTMPFDAKRMFWGGFDVLVDL comes from the coding sequence ATGGGCAAGTATGTCGATGGGTTCGTGGTTCCGGTTCCCAAGGACAGCGTCGAGGCCTATCGCAAGTTGGCGGAGGCGGCTGGCAGGGTCTGGCGCGAATATGGCGCTTTGGCGTTTGTCGAGTGCGTTGCCGACGACGTGAAGGCCGGTGAGGTGACGTCGTTTCCGCAGGCGGTCAAGCTGAAGGCGGACGAGACGGTGGTGTTTTCCTGGATCGTGTTCGAGTCGCGCGAGCACCGCGATCTAGTCAATGCGCAGGTCATGGACGATCCGCGCATCAAGGACAGCATGGACCCCCGCACCATGCCGTTCGACGCCAAGCGGATGTTCTGGGGCGGTTTCGACGTTCTGGTCGATTTGTAG
- a CDS encoding glutathione S-transferase family protein produces MSDELVFYTNPMSRGRIVRWMLEEVGRSYRTELLEYGTTMKAPEYLALNPMGKVPTLVHGDTVITECAAICAYLADAFPEAELAPPPGDRRRGPYYRWLFFAAGPLEAAVTNQAFGFELPDDDRSKGMAGYGSLARVISTLESVLSERDYVAGERFSAADLYLGAHIGWGMEFGTIEGRPAFERYWERLRDRPAAARAREIDDALTSAEPQAAVEGGEA; encoded by the coding sequence ATGAGTGACGAACTCGTTTTCTACACCAACCCGATGTCGCGGGGCCGCATCGTCCGTTGGATGCTGGAGGAGGTCGGGCGTTCATACCGCACGGAGCTGCTCGAGTACGGAACGACGATGAAGGCGCCGGAATACCTCGCCCTCAACCCGATGGGCAAGGTGCCGACGCTCGTCCACGGGGACACGGTCATCACCGAGTGCGCCGCCATCTGCGCCTACCTGGCGGACGCCTTCCCGGAGGCAGAACTGGCGCCGCCCCCCGGCGATCGTCGGCGCGGGCCCTACTATCGCTGGCTGTTCTTTGCCGCCGGTCCGCTGGAGGCGGCCGTAACGAACCAGGCTTTCGGCTTCGAGCTGCCGGACGACGACCGCAGCAAAGGAATGGCCGGTTACGGCTCTCTCGCGCGGGTCATCTCCACCCTGGAGTCGGTGTTGTCGGAGCGAGACTACGTCGCGGGCGAGCGCTTCAGCGCCGCCGACCTCTATCTCGGCGCCCACATCGGCTGGGGGATGGAGTTTGGCACGATCGAGGGGCGACCGGCGTTCGAGCGCTATTGGGAGCGGCTGCGCGACCGGCCGGCCGCCGCCCGAGCACGGGAGATCGACGATGCCTTGACGTCTGCTGAGCCGCAAGCGGCTGTGGAAGGTGGCGAAGCCTGA
- a CDS encoding molybdopterin molybdotransferase MoeA, translated as MISVADAVAMVTAGIEPLPAEVVGIERCLGRVLAEDVVSRVSQPPAAVSSMDGYALRTGDAASAPATLRIVGESAAGRSFPGRLGAGEAVRISTGAVLPDGADGVVIQEVCERTGDAVTILEPAAPGRWIRPAGLDFRAGQALMRAGRRLTARDLGLAAAMNVPWLKVRRMPRVAILATGNEVIMPGDPLGPDQIVSSNSIALSATVAAWGGDPVNLGIAGDDEASLESHLDACRGVDLLVTIGGASVGDHDLVGAVLRRRGMDLRFYKVAMRPGKPLMFGRLGNVPVLGLPGNPVSVGVTSVVVLKPAMDAMLGVSDRRGAASALQSAVLGRDLAANDERQDYLRARLAHGDGGERIAMPFERQDSAMLALLTEADCLIVRAPHAQPARAGDRADIIMLGDGVIRG; from the coding sequence ATGATTTCGGTCGCCGACGCCGTCGCCATGGTCACCGCCGGGATCGAGCCGCTACCGGCTGAGGTGGTCGGCATCGAACGCTGCCTTGGGCGGGTTCTGGCCGAGGATGTGGTGTCGCGGGTCAGCCAGCCGCCCGCCGCCGTCTCCTCCATGGACGGCTACGCCCTCCGTACCGGCGACGCGGCATCGGCCCCGGCAACGCTCCGCATCGTCGGCGAATCGGCGGCCGGGCGGTCGTTCCCGGGCAGACTGGGTGCCGGGGAGGCGGTGCGGATCTCGACGGGAGCAGTGCTGCCCGACGGGGCCGACGGCGTCGTCATCCAGGAGGTGTGCGAGCGCACCGGCGATGCTGTGACGATCCTCGAGCCGGCGGCGCCCGGCCGCTGGATCCGCCCTGCGGGTCTGGATTTTCGGGCAGGCCAAGCGCTGATGCGGGCGGGCCGGCGGCTAACAGCCCGGGATCTCGGGCTTGCCGCCGCCATGAACGTGCCGTGGCTGAAGGTGCGAAGAATGCCGCGCGTCGCCATCCTCGCCACCGGCAATGAAGTGATCATGCCGGGCGATCCCCTGGGGCCCGACCAGATCGTCAGCTCCAACAGCATCGCCCTTTCTGCCACCGTGGCGGCATGGGGCGGTGACCCGGTCAATCTGGGCATCGCCGGCGATGACGAAGCGTCGCTCGAATCTCACCTCGACGCCTGCCGGGGCGTCGATTTGCTGGTCACCATCGGCGGCGCATCGGTCGGCGACCATGACTTGGTCGGCGCGGTGTTGCGTCGGCGGGGCATGGACCTCCGCTTCTACAAGGTCGCCATGCGGCCGGGCAAACCTCTGATGTTCGGCCGGCTGGGCAATGTGCCCGTGCTCGGCCTGCCCGGCAATCCGGTTTCGGTCGGGGTGACCTCTGTCGTGGTCCTCAAACCGGCAATGGACGCCATGCTCGGGGTGTCGGACCGACGCGGCGCCGCGTCGGCGCTTCAGTCGGCAGTTCTCGGGCGCGATCTCGCCGCCAACGACGAACGGCAGGACTATCTCCGCGCTCGCCTTGCCCACGGCGACGGGGGCGAGCGGATCGCGATGCCGTTCGAGCGCCAAGACAGCGCCATGCTGGCGTTGCTCACCGAAGCCGACTGCCTGATAGTCCGCGCTCCCCATGCGCAGCCGGCGCGCGCCGGTGACCGGGCCGACATCATCATGCTTGGTGACGGCGTTATCCGCGGCTGA